One Sodalinema gerasimenkoae IPPAS B-353 DNA segment encodes these proteins:
- a CDS encoding DUF2232 domain-containing protein: MNRSRQSPLPMVETAFLASTASLIWLINYYFPLGPLLRIFFPIPMALVYLRWGKRASWMSALVSGLLLSVLMGPTRSILFIVPYGLQGVLLGVLWKRRASWEVAIALTGLLGAFGVFFRVWLVSILLGEDLWVYFTVQMTQLLNWGFERIGWLIQPSLTVVQVLSILAILINSLVYVFVVHLGALLLLDRLGNPIPRPPQWIQRILALDYDDEAT; encoded by the coding sequence ATGAATCGATCTCGACAGTCGCCATTGCCGATGGTGGAAACGGCGTTTCTTGCCAGTACCGCCAGTTTGATTTGGCTGATTAACTATTATTTTCCCCTCGGCCCCCTGTTGCGGATCTTTTTCCCGATTCCCATGGCGTTGGTCTATTTACGTTGGGGGAAACGGGCCTCCTGGATGTCGGCTTTGGTGTCAGGACTGTTGCTGTCGGTGTTGATGGGACCGACGCGCAGTATCCTGTTTATTGTGCCTTATGGCTTACAGGGTGTGCTGTTGGGGGTGCTGTGGAAACGACGAGCCAGTTGGGAGGTGGCGATCGCCCTAACGGGACTGTTGGGAGCCTTTGGGGTCTTTTTTCGGGTCTGGTTGGTCTCGATTCTCTTGGGAGAAGATTTATGGGTCTATTTCACGGTTCAGATGACCCAGCTCCTCAATTGGGGCTTTGAACGGATTGGTTGGCTAATTCAGCCCAGTTTAACGGTGGTTCAAGTTCTCTCGATTTTGGCGATTCTGATTAACAGTCTCGTCTATGTGTTTGTGGTTCACTTGGGAGCGTTGCTGTTACTCGATCGCCTGGGAAATCCCATTCCTCGCCCTCCCCAATGGATTCAAAGAATTTTGGCGTTGGACTATGACGATGAGGCGACGTGA
- a CDS encoding Crp/Fnr family transcriptional regulator: MEDRYHPREAHQNPELEKKLRATPFFAGLPERMVDDALAHVVTRTHPPNQVMLLENDWGSSVYFILEGWAKIRTYNIDGKEVTLNILGSGEIFGEMAALDEVPRSTDVITLAPTTIGNMPAQDFVHLVKTEPLAGIRLAQLMGRRLRQVNRRLRLRESDSTSRVADILLFLAEGQGTRDETGGMEIPNLPHRELSSLSGLARETVTRVLSKLEKKGLISRDREMIRIPDVYALERMLT; encoded by the coding sequence ATGGAAGACCGGTATCACCCTCGTGAAGCGCATCAAAATCCCGAACTCGAAAAGAAGCTCCGGGCGACTCCTTTCTTTGCGGGTTTACCTGAACGAATGGTTGACGATGCCCTTGCCCATGTGGTAACGCGCACGCACCCCCCGAACCAAGTCATGTTACTGGAAAATGACTGGGGGAGTTCTGTCTATTTCATTTTGGAAGGCTGGGCTAAAATTCGTACCTACAATATTGATGGCAAGGAAGTCACCCTCAACATTCTCGGGAGTGGTGAGATTTTTGGTGAGATGGCCGCTTTGGACGAAGTGCCCCGTTCGACAGATGTAATTACCCTGGCCCCAACCACCATCGGCAATATGCCGGCTCAGGATTTCGTCCATCTGGTGAAGACGGAACCCCTGGCGGGGATTCGTTTGGCTCAGTTGATGGGCCGTCGTTTGCGTCAGGTGAATCGCCGTCTGCGCCTGCGGGAGTCTGATAGTACTTCGCGGGTGGCGGATATTTTGCTATTTTTGGCGGAAGGACAGGGAACTCGTGACGAAACTGGGGGAATGGAGATTCCTAACTTGCCTCATCGGGAGTTGAGTAGTCTCAGCGGCTTGGCTCGGGAGACGGTGACGCGGGTGTTGAGCAAGTTAGAGAAGAAGGGCCTAATTTCGCGCGATCGCGAGATGATTCGCATCCCCGATGTCTATGCCCTGGAACGAATGCTAACGTAA